The sequence TATGTCTAATTCACACATTACTCAATATATTTTTACCCGGAAACCAAAATCTCAAGGATAAAGTATACAATGTTAAAGTTGCATCGTTTTAGCTCAAAAAAATGTATTAAAGCATTTGCAATTGTATCCTCAATATTAAAGAATAACGCATACATATTTAAGATGAAAAGATTAATCACTTTTATTAAATGCGGATAAACTTAGTAATTATTAGTTTGTACTTATTGTTTCTTTGGTGAGTTTGAACAGGAATTAAAGTGACAATTAAAAtaggacggaggaagtattagtTATCCTCGAGTTTGCTCGATTACttgtcgtttggttgggaaaatGTTATTTCGGGATTAATTATCCACCATATAtgtgggataacttattccatcactatGATGTAAATGATGGGATAAATAATTTCAGAACTAACTAATACCTCACTAATTTCAGATCAGTATCATTTATTATTTCGGTCTACACAACTATATATTTGCATATTGGTTGCAGTTACACCTACTCGTCTTGTAATTAAATATTCCTAAGGACAGATCAACCACAGCTATTGTATAATTTAAACATGTGCCaataaacataatatatatgGACCGGTCTAGTTTTATTACCTATATATGCTCATGTTACGTCGAcagttttatttgttgtttaaaaaattgaaagacaTGGTCACCTTCTTCTCCCTCTTCACCACATACCCCTTCATCATTCTTCCATTTTTTGGTCTAACAGTTATACTATATCTGTCGCATTTCAATGTTGAAAAATTCCAGCAAGGTGCTAGAGGCGTCGATGGACCCCCAACTTACCCCATCATAGGTTGCTTGATTCCATTTTACAAGAACCGGTATCGTCTACTTGATTGGTATACTCATCTTCTCAATAAGTCACCAACAAAAACAATTGTGATAGACAGATTAGGAGCGCCGAGGACCATAATAACAGCTAATCCACACAACGTAGAGTACATGCTCAAGACCAACTTTGACAATTTTCCTAAAGGCAAGCCTTTCAATGAaattcttggtgattttcttgGAAATGGTATATTCAATGTGGATGGAGAAATGTGGTACAAACAGCGCAAGATGGTTAGCCATGAGTTCACAGCTAAGTCTTTGAGAGATTACGTTGTGAATGCGCTCAAAGAAGAGGTGGAGAACAAGTTGTTGCCTATGTTAGACTTAATGGAGGCTGAAATAAGAGCTTTTGACTTGCAAGACTTGTTAAAAAGACTTGGATTTGATGTGGTTTGCAAAGTTTCCTTGGGGTTTGATCCATGTTGCCTCAATGATTCTCTTCCATTTTCGCCTCTGCTAGATGCCTTTGAAAGGGCTTCACAGATATGTGCTGGTAGAGGAGCTGCTCCAATATTTGCCATATGGAAGGTGAAAAGATGGTTAAATATTGGATCTGAAAGACAGCTGAGACTAGCCATTGATCAAATCCATTCATCAGTTGCTAATATCATCCGCGAGAGAAGGATTAAGATCAGAGGAGAAAAACAGCAAGAGACTAATAAAGATCTTCTTTCAAAACTGATATTGGCAGCAAATTTTGATGAGGAGGAAGTCAGGGACATGGTGATCAGCTTCATTATGGCAGGAAGAGACACAATATCTGCAGCAATGACTTGGTTGTTTTATCTACTTACTCTCCATCCCGAGATAGAAAATGAATTGGTTTCCAAGGAGCTAAGTTTCATAGAAGCTGGAGCACTGACGAAGCATGAGATACTGAGAGAGATGAAATTCTTGAAAGCTTGCATCTGTGAGACAATGAGACTCTATCCACCAGTTGCATGGGATTCAAAGCATGCAGTTGCTGATGACACTTTCCCGGATGGTACTCATATCAAAGCTGGGAATAGAGTGACCTACTTCCCCTATGGTATGGGGAGGATGGAAAACTTGTGGGGGAAGGACAAGTTAGAGTTTAAACCAGGGAGATGGATGCAGGATTCAGAAGAAGATCAAGGAGCAGAGCAGGCATCAAATTTGTACAAGTTTCCTGTCTTCCAAGCAGGTCCAAGAATTTGCCTTGGAAAAGAATTGGCCTTTATTCAAATGAAGTATGTTGTAGCTTCAATATTGAAGCGTTTCCAAATCAGACCAGCTTGTTCGGATCCTCCTACGTTTTTGCCACTGCTAACAGCTCATATGGCTGGTGGTTTTAAGATTTTTGTCCATAAGACTAAATACAATTAGATGATCCCTAAGTCTCTTTCCATGCTCCGACGAGTTCTCCTTCCAAAAGCCACCAGCATTATCTCCGAGGTCACTAAAGAAATGGTTTTTATAACAGAACTTTCATTCTCTACCTAGCTAGGCTTTAATTCCTGCTGATTGGATCAAAAACAATTTTTGAAGGAGTTATCCAACTCAGGGAATGAAGTACTTATTGGTTTTACCTCTTAATTAGTAGAAAAGGTCGATTACTTTGAATAGCACAGCTATTGGCGCACATAAAAAATGAGGATGGCTCTGAAGGATTATTAAAACTCTATTTCAAAGGTTGTAATAGCCAAGACAATTTTTCCATCctcattttgtattttattttccctgtaattttttctttatacttCAGCTGGAACCTAGAAgcttgaaaaaaattaactagagaagaaaagaaaagaagaaattgaaatcCTTCATTGCCTTTTGGATATAACAAGAGATGTTTGTTTTTGAAGATAAAAGTGTTTTGTGGCATATTTCCTGTtcattttttctacacttaatcCCTTCTTGAAACATGTGTTATATGAGTAATCAAATAAATAATGTGTATAAGAAGGTATATTACATAAAACCGAAAGCTATAGCCGCATGCTAAGACTACAATATCAAAAAGAAGGTACAGTTATAAATTTGGTACCAATTGGAAATAATTGGAAAATATCGAATAAGAAATATAGATACGGTTTAAGTACCAAATAGGTGAATTGAAAATCAATCTGATTCCCATTCTACCCTAAGTTATTAAATAAATTTGTTCATATGCTTCAAAATTTACTACTTTTATATTCCATCTTGCATCAACTGCatacttttcatttattttttttactactGTATTCTTATCAAGTTGGAAGACACATGCGTTATCTGCACGCTATAAAACTATTTTCAAGGTTTACATTGGTAACTATTGGTTATTAAATTGCAACTAAAAGGCCGATGCCAtaaacaattttatattttttgttggtGCAAGAAGTGCAAAGTAGACGCATTTCTTTATTGACTTATTTAAACTCATAGAACTTATTTAATCCAAACCTGCGGGCGCTGACCTTGCCAATTTCGAAGCAGATTCCTGGCGGCTGGGTGCATACTAGATATTTACTGAGTACACATATTAACAGCAGATAAAGGGATGCTGCACAAAAACCTCAATTTACAATCAAGGTAATTTTCAATTTGCAAAGTGAAGAAAAATGTACATCTCATGCAAACAATTGTTTTGTTCTTCCCAAAAGTTCCCTTCATCAATTTTCTATCCCAAAGAGAAAAGGTCAAATATTTTCTCTCTAACATGAAGAAGAACAAGTCCCAGTAGGCTAAGAACTATTTTGAGAATGATTTAGCAATCTAAAGAACAAAATCTGAACAATTGGCATCGACTAATGCTGCAAAATACCTAATTGTCAGCATATTGGATGATTCTTCTTGATCTGGATAGATCATTTAGGTAGCAAACGAATTTACAAATCCCTCGTGTAGCTGAACATGAAAAGAGAAATCCAATGATCATTTGTTAGCACTTTCACAAAAAATGTAGAAGTCATGTAACTTACATTATTTCCTCTGATGTAATTATTCCTTTGGCTCTTAAAGTGCTAAGCTACCAAACTGTTTGTTCCAGTCCTCATATGCACCAAGTTCATTCAAAGACACAGAAGGCCTTACCTCTTGTAACGCACTCTCAAAGTCCTGTGCAAAACAACATTTTGAAAATGCTGTGATGAGAAAATTATTAACTCATGCAACGGCCTTAGTTCGTTCTTTTCTGTTTTTTTGTGCCTGCAAATTACCTGAAGAGTTACTGGTCTCATATCCTCCTTCTTTAGCTTTGTAATTTCTATACCGTGCCTAAGAGCTTCTCTTAGTGGACCCATGGAAGCATCCTTCACTAAATTCTTCATGTCGGACCCAGAATACCctgaaaattttagcaaaatgTGATAAATAAGAAATTCACAAATAAAAGGGGCAAAAATAGGAATGATGGACAAAACTACTGCCTCATCAGATGAGACTTAAATGTTTTTGAATGTAGCAACATGAGTTGCGAATACCGTCTGTGAATTTGCAAATGGAAACAATATCCTCATCTGAAAGCTTAAACAGCCCATCCTTCTCCAACAGACTCTTGACAATCCAAGCTCTTGCTTCTGTATTCCCAGAGATATGGTCACAATAATGATGAGTGATCACAGTAGTctattcttgattaataaaaaggAAGAGGATCTAGCTTGCACCTGAGGAAGGAAGTGGAACATAGAGTCTTTTAGTAAGCCGTCTCCTTGCAGCCTCATCAAGTTCTTGGGGCCTGTTTGTTGCACCTGTTTCCATGAATGATACCATCAAATTTTCTTCCACaaataactaaattaaagataTTTCTGTAGTAAAAAGGAATCTGGCAGATTTAAATTTCTCATTGAATTGCTCAGTTTACAAACTACACCTCATGGATACATCCACAATGTACACCTCTTGGGCAAACAAAGCAACAAAGGAACTTTTGACTGGCATAGGTTTGTGATTGGAACTGgttacttggttttaaaatgaGAATCTGCTTCTGTCTTAACATGTTGAGTGTAGAGGGTTCCAGAAATCACCTATAAGAAGAATCTGTTCGCTCACATTGTCGAAGCCTTCCATCTCGATCAGAAATTGTGTCTTCAGGCGCCTACTGGATTCGTGTTCACCTTCTGACTTGCGCTGCAACGATGTAAAGTCTTATCGAAGGGTCTCAACGTCCCCACTTGCAAATCAACTTATGGAAGTAAAGTCCagccaaaaactaaaaatatagtcTCTAATATGCACGTCTGTGCATGCATGATTGATGCTTACCTCCCAACTCGCGCTGCAGCCTTATCAAGTTTTCAACTACAAGGTCACTCCAAAATTCACAAGAAGAGAACATTGAATTCTCTAACTATAAATCATTTCTTTTTGCATTTTAGGTCACCCTTTTGTTCCCTTTTTCCCTAATGAGTCTATTTAACTATTCTTTCCAAAATGCCCAAAGTCCCAAATCAGTAGGGAGTCAAAAGTAGGTATAATACCAATTTCTACTTCAGCTAGCTGAGGAGTTGACAAGAGAAATAAATTCCTTGTCAGTACACGTCTCAACCACAATCAGATTAAATACGACATTTCCATTTGTCAGAAAAGGTAGCAATCAAGCAATTTGCAAGATATgctctttttcaaaatattgcaTCCCATTCAGTAAGCAGAAATCATGCACTAAGAAAAAGATTTCTCTTCACACTGAAGTATCCGAGAGTTACATACCTGAGACAACAGAGAATCTATTTCATCAACGAAAATAACTGCTGGCTGACGACAACTGGCAACTCCAAAAAGTGCCCTCACCAACTTCTCCCCCTCTCCAATCTACAATCATGAATTCAAAATCATTTGCTAAGATAGTTCCATCCACCTATAAATAGAAATCTAGAACAAGCTAAGCTGGAACGCAAGTCTCATGCACTAGATTTTAGTGATCCATCCCAAGCCAAATATTAAACTAGCTTAGAATACCTATAATAACTGCAAATAAGATCTCATCAAACTCCTTCTATCATGCACTCTTGCCCAATCCTTTACATTTCCTTTTCATTTCTTAAATTTCCCAGATGTGAATGACATGAAATTTTACAGCTATACCAGCTAAGACTCCAAACGACTTGGGAGTGTtcaataatttattcatttggtGTTTTCATATCATAAACCTATTAGAGAGATGCTCATTGTAAAATCATGTGCAAAGTAAAATGTTTATGCTGCCTACAAAGAGATTATGTTCCCGTAGGATTTGAGATCAAAGAGATGAATTCAGAACTTCAAAACTGTGGCATCCCCATTACCTTAATTATGTTGGTTCATATCAAAAGTTAAATATCTTGCAGGAAGTTGGGGTTTCATCCTCCTTTTCTTCTGATAAAAAGGATCAAGTACATTTCAGTTTTCATAGAATAACATGCATAAACTAAAATACAACGTACCCACTTGCTCGTCAAAGAGCTGGCAGATATGTAAAAGAAGGTTGCTTTTGCCTCGCCTGCAATAGCTTTCCCTATCATTGTTTTGCCAGTTCCCTAAAGCATGAGAGAGTTAAAAGTTCACAGAAACCTGCTTCTTTTAAATCTATCTTGACCGGGTGGACTAAGAACTTACTGGTGGACCAAACAGAAGAAGTCCTCGCCCTGGAGACCGGCAGCCTTTGAAGATGTCTGGACGTAATAATGGCCAGATGACCATCTCAGTTACACATTTTTTAGCATGTTCCAGGCCAGCAATGTCATTCCACCGCACATTGGGATCCCGGTGCATAATCTCATTGCTGATATGCTCAATAAGTCGAGGCTCTATATTCCTCAATTTCTCAGGAAGCTCTCCATCAGGACCAACCAACATTTCCAAACTGAATGGTACAGAATGTGAAGAATTAGCGTTTTGCATTATGAAGCACCTATTTAGATCTTGTGATCATCTTTTGTAAAATGGACTAAGCTAATACAACTTGAATTAAATAGCACAGTTAGCCCAAAGTAGATCTCTACTGAGACAAAACAAGCAAAGTCAACTAACCATCTCCTTGTGGAATCATCTAATGAATCTTCTCCTTTCCCAGCATTGCGTGAAGTAACATTACCTACATTGTTGCCACTACCTCTGATAGGAGGAACGAAATTGCCTCGTATGCCACGGCGTGGAATACCATAGGACCTGACTCCACAGCCTTTGTTCATCAAGGTGTTATCATTTTGTGGGGAGATTGAAGCACTTGGTGATCTACTCAACCCTCGCCTCTGTCTTGTGTCCATTTCCTACAGCATGAAATGATCAGAATGGACAcacaacacaaaacaaaacaagcAAACCAAAAGATTGCAAATCTGAGAAGTTTCAAGAACGACAGTCCTTAATAAACAAAGCAAATTGATACTTCTCAGATTTGTTGCTCAATTTAAAAAACACATTTATCAGATTATATAATTGCTTTTTTGAGAATCAATCAGTCTCTTTACATAACCAGGGGTTCTGTCTGGATGCTTGAAGGTATGAATGACATCATTCACCCATGCCAGTTCGAGAAAACACAGATGTTTACAGCAATAAATACACTTGCTAACACCTAAAACGTTCATGTTTGGAGTCTGACTGCATGCATATTATACTACCATCTACACTAGCAATAGGTTGGAAATACAGCATTGATTAAAAAACACTTTAGCTTGCCAATTAGGAGTCTTTACAGTAAGTTTCATTATACAAATAGAAACCACTGAAACATAGGACCACTTCCAGTAGTCAGTACAGAAATCACCTGAAAAGAGTCAGGTTGAGGTAGGCTGTATAGCTTTGTTCTTTTTTTTAAGGACAGAAGCTTTTCTTGAAAAAGAAAGggcattaaaaaaataacaagtgGTGCAGCATTCCCTTGGGTTTAAGGAGTTGTGCAGCTTCTATCGAAATCTAAACCCAAAAAATTCTCTCCTGTCAAACCAATCTTCTTAGTCGTTATTAAAATATACTCTTCTTCCTCTTAACAAAGAATTTGACCTTGTATAGCATACAAAGTTTCTGATAAATAGGAAAATCCTTTATCATGACGCATTTATTCATTCCCTTCTCGGGGAAGGATCCACCTGAGTACTTAATGTGTTTTAAATTAGGGAAACAAGAACTGTGAATCAGACCTTTATGTTTGTTGATAGGATTTTCACATAAACATTTTTGTATTAAGAAATCTACGACGGAGGCAATTTACctggtgcggagactggtggaacagtacagggaaaggaagaaggacctgcacatggtgtttatcgacttggagaaggcatacgataAAGTTCCTAGGGAAGTTCTTTCGAGATGCTTGGAGGTAAGCGGGGTCACGGTGgcgtatatcagagcaatcaaggatatgtatgatggagctaagaccaaggtgaggacggcgggggGCGATTCAGAACATTTCtctgtcttgacagggttgcatcagggatctactcttagtccatttttgtttgctttggtgatggatgtgttgacacggcGTATCCAAGGAGAGGTGCCATGGTGTacgctttttgcagatgatgtggtgttgattgatgagactcggggGGTGAATGATAAGCTAGAGATGTGGAGAcagactcttgagtctaaagggttcaggttgagtaggagcaagaccgaatatttggaatgtaagtttaatggctCGAGGGAGgaggacgaggtggtagtgaggttggattctcaggtggtgtgtaagagggatagtttcaagtatctcgggtccatgattcaagggaatggtgagattgacgaggacgtctcccaccgtattgggg comes from Capsicum annuum cultivar UCD-10X-F1 chromosome 2, UCD10Xv1.1, whole genome shotgun sequence and encodes:
- the LOC107860765 gene encoding LOW QUALITY PROTEIN: cytochrome P450 94B3 (The sequence of the model RefSeq protein was modified relative to this genomic sequence to represent the inferred CDS: deleted 2 bases in 1 codon); the encoded protein is MDRSSFITYICSCYVDSFICFKKLKDMVTFFSLFTTYPFIILPFFGLTVILYLSHFNVEKFQQGARGVDGPPTYPIIGCLIPFYKNRYRLLDWYTHLLNKSPTKTIVIDRLGAPRTIITANPHNVEYMLKTNFDNFPKGKPFNEILGDFLGNGIFNVDGEMWYKQRKMVSHEFTAKSLRDYVVNALKEEVENKLLPMLDLMEAEIRAFDLQDLLKRLGFDVVCKVSLGFDPCCLNDSLPFSPLLDAFERASQICAGRGAAPIFAIWKVKRWLNIGSERQLRLAIDQIHSSVANIIRERRIKIRGEKQQETNKDLLSKLILAANFDEEEVRDMVISFIMAGRDTISAAMTWLFYLLTLHPEIENELVSKELSFIEAGALTKHEILREMKFLKACICETMRLYPPVAWDSKHAVADDTFPDGTHIKAGNRVTYFPYGMGRMENLWGKDKLEFKPGRWMQDSEEDQGAEQASNLYKFPVFQAGPRICLGKELAFIQMKYVVASILKRFQIRPACSDPPTFLPLLTAHMAGGFKIFVHKTKYN
- the LOC107860764 gene encoding ATPase family AAA domain-containing protein FIGL1; this encodes MAGKEDSAKIMAPSSKSEKMEDEKSEVSWRKEVDTNLKRLHSMLFGAELALERKDFSSATVLGLGLIGFLDSHCHSDVDDAFIRPIRCEALSNFDSARRSLITESDRHAFEQAGRDPGCIFTQGKDIDIEKIKQSKYFLSLFQLHEGTAKGEQGDQLNRHANMGSRTSKPPAHTSPRDFSTMKNRSFANKSSPEVLPVERFHSKHSYPKHQAVEIKDEEEEKTCVNGSKTRRLHKESSGTRDENISSPLCTEEADADASPNGFVTARAKLEMDTRQRRGLSRSPSASISPQNDNTLMNKGCGVRSYGIPRRGIRGNFVPPIRGSGNNVGNVTSRNAGKGEDSLDDSTRRCLEMLVGPDGELPEKLRNIEPRLIEHISNEIMHRDPNVRWNDIAGLEHAKKCVTEMVIWPLLRPDIFKGCRSPGRGLLLFGPPGTGKTMIGKAIAGEAKATFFYISASSLTSKWIGEGEKLVRALFGVASCRQPAVIFVDEIDSLLSQRKSEGEHESSRRLKTQFLIEMEGFDNVSEQILLIGATNRPQELDEAARRRLTKRLYVPLPSSEARAWIVKSLLEKDGLFKLSDEDIVSICKFTDGYSGSDMKNLVKDASMGPLREALRHGIEITKLKKEDMRPVTLQDFESALQEVRPSVSLNELGAYEDWNKQFGSLAL